A single Candidatus Dadabacteria bacterium DNA region contains:
- a CDS encoding 50S ribosomal protein L6, with amino-acid sequence MSRIGTKPVVIPDGVTATPRRGAIEIKGPRGSLKVTVPEGIKAVLEDGTVVVSRQSEEKRIKSFHGLTRSLINNSVIGVSEGFTKVLRITGTGYKADLLGKTGLRLSLGYSHPVDFALPQGIEATVEERGTLLSLHGIDKQLVGETAARIRKIRPPDSYKGKGVRYEGEKLRLKPGKAGAATK; translated from the coding sequence ATGTCAAGAATAGGAACAAAACCAGTGGTTATTCCCGACGGGGTAACGGCGACGCCCAGACGGGGGGCTATCGAAATCAAGGGGCCAAGGGGAAGTCTTAAGGTTACCGTGCCCGAGGGAATAAAAGCCGTACTTGAGGACGGAACCGTGGTTGTTTCCAGGCAAAGCGAAGAGAAAAGGATAAAGTCTTTTCACGGTCTTACGCGAAGCCTTATTAACAATTCAGTAATAGGGGTGAGCGAAGGATTTACCAAGGTGCTCCGCATAACCGGTACGGGTTACAAGGCGGATCTCTTGGGGAAAACGGGACTCAGGCTTTCACTCGGTTACTCCCATCCGGTTGATTTTGCACTTCCCCAAGGCATAGAGGCAACCGTGGAGGAACGGGGCACTCTGCTCTCGCTTCATGGAATTGACAAGCAACTCGTGGGGGAGACCGCGGCACGCATAAGAAAGATAAGACCACCCGATTCCTATAAGGGCAAGGGTGTTCGTTACGAAGGTGAGAAGTTGAGGCTTAAACCCGGAAAAGCTGGAGCGGCTACTAAGTAA
- a CDS encoding 30S ribosomal protein S5 translates to MAEERINPAELELQEKVIHIRRVAKVTKGGKRFHFTVLAVVGNSDGIVGAGLGKSNEVPDAVRKAVEKAKKTLIRVPRNGATIPHGIHTEYVSSKVMLLPAAPGTGVIAGGAVRAVVELAGIHDVLSKVVGSRNPLNVVMAVVKGLSELQVPEEVAKTRNKEIKDLDLPNYYGVVQ, encoded by the coding sequence TTGGCAGAGGAGAGAATAAATCCGGCAGAACTTGAATTGCAAGAAAAAGTGATTCACATAAGGAGGGTCGCTAAGGTGACCAAGGGTGGGAAAAGGTTCCACTTTACTGTTCTTGCCGTGGTCGGAAACTCCGACGGAATTGTGGGAGCTGGACTGGGAAAATCGAATGAGGTTCCTGATGCCGTAAGAAAGGCGGTTGAAAAAGCAAAGAAAACTCTAATAAGGGTGCCGCGCAACGGCGCCACCATACCGCACGGAATTCACACGGAATATGTGTCAAGCAAGGTTATGCTCCTGCCTGCTGCCCCGGGTACGGGCGTTATAGCGGGTGGTGCGGTGCGAGCCGTGGTCGAACTTGCCGGCATACACGATGTTCTCTCGAAAGTTGTCGGATCAAGGAACCCGCTTAATGTTGTTATGGCGGTTGTAAAGGGACTCTCGGAACTGCAGGTTCCCGAAGAAGTCGCGAAGACGAGGAACAAGGAGATAAAGGACCTTGATCTTCCCAATTACTATGGTGTGGTGCAGTAG
- the secY gene encoding preprotein translocase subunit SecY codes for MSSNVASLPRIPELNRKLLFTAAMLVVYRAGVFVPIPGIDPDQIAKMFEQTRGTIFDILNMFSGGALEQASIFALGVMPYITASIIMSLLVKAFPSLEAMQKEGEAGKRRINQYTRYGTVLICLVQGFMLAVTLERGGVGAATVGSAVTDPGLMFKITAVLTLTAGGLFVMWLGEQITENGIGNGVSLLIAASIIASIPGAFWNLSRLVGTGEITVLGVLLIFIFLGFLMGLIVYFERSYRKIPVQYPRRVVGRKVMGGQSSHLPLKTNPSGVIPPIFASSILIFPATIVTFAEVPALRTFSDLVFQNVFVYNLIFAILIIFFAFFYTSIIYDPDDLSDNLRKNGGNIPGIRPGRKTSEYIGNVLGKITFIGAIYVAAVCVLPAFLEREPFNLPFYFGGVSLLIVIGVTLDFMQQIESFLITHSYEGFMKKRGMKEPQRYRF; via the coding sequence ATGAGCAGTAATGTCGCGTCACTTCCCAGGATTCCGGAGCTTAACAGGAAGCTTCTTTTTACAGCCGCAATGCTCGTTGTTTACAGAGCAGGGGTTTTCGTTCCGATTCCGGGAATCGATCCGGATCAGATTGCCAAGATGTTCGAGCAGACCCGCGGCACGATATTCGACATACTTAACATGTTTTCCGGGGGAGCACTTGAGCAGGCGTCGATTTTTGCCCTGGGGGTTATGCCCTACATTACCGCCTCAATCATCATGTCGCTTCTGGTAAAGGCCTTCCCTTCACTTGAAGCAATGCAGAAAGAAGGTGAAGCCGGAAAGAGAAGAATAAATCAGTATACAAGGTACGGTACGGTTCTTATATGTCTCGTTCAGGGTTTTATGCTTGCGGTTACCCTTGAGCGCGGCGGAGTAGGAGCGGCTACTGTCGGAAGTGCCGTCACAGACCCCGGTCTGATGTTCAAGATTACGGCAGTTCTCACGCTCACCGCGGGCGGACTTTTTGTTATGTGGCTTGGAGAGCAGATAACAGAGAACGGAATCGGAAACGGGGTATCTCTTCTTATCGCCGCATCGATAATCGCCAGTATTCCCGGGGCGTTCTGGAACCTCTCAAGGCTCGTTGGCACGGGCGAGATTACCGTTTTGGGGGTTTTGCTTATTTTTATTTTCCTAGGGTTTCTTATGGGTCTTATAGTTTACTTTGAGCGTTCCTACCGGAAAATACCGGTTCAGTACCCCAGAAGGGTCGTAGGGAGGAAGGTAATGGGAGGGCAGAGTTCCCATCTGCCTCTTAAAACCAATCCTTCGGGGGTTATTCCTCCGATCTTCGCCTCCTCGATCCTTATTTTCCCTGCTACGATTGTTACGTTTGCCGAAGTTCCAGCTCTTCGCACCTTCTCTGACCTTGTGTTTCAAAACGTGTTCGTATACAACTTGATCTTTGCCATACTCATAATATTTTTCGCCTTCTTCTATACTTCAATAATATACGACCCGGACGATCTCTCGGATAACCTGAGGAAAAACGGCGGAAACATACCGGGAATAAGGCCGGGCAGAAAGACATCGGAGTACATAGGCAATGTGCTCGGAAAAATTACTTTTATAGGGGCTATATACGTGGCGGCGGTCTGCGTGTTGCCGGCATTTCTTGAGAGAGAACCTTTTAATCTGCCGTTTTACTTCGGAGGCGTGTCACTTCTTATCGTAATAGGGGTAACGCTTGATTTCATGCAGCAGATCGAATCTTTTCTGATAACTCACAGTTATGAAGGATTTATGAAGAAGAGGGGAATGAAGGAACCCCAGAGATACAGATTCTGA
- the rpsH gene encoding 30S ribosomal protein S8, whose amino-acid sequence MTDPIADMLTRIRNAFMAGHDQVEIPGSVIKGEIARVLTEEGYVESYKITEEGVKKTISIKLKYGPDGKAAVDEIKRISKPSRRVYVGKDDIPRVRGGMGISILSTSRGIMTGVAARSKSIGGEILCTVI is encoded by the coding sequence ATGACGGATCCGATTGCAGATATGTTAACCAGAATAAGGAACGCCTTTATGGCGGGTCACGATCAGGTCGAGATTCCCGGTTCGGTTATAAAAGGCGAGATTGCCAGGGTTCTTACTGAAGAAGGCTACGTGGAGAGTTATAAAATTACTGAAGAAGGGGTAAAGAAAACCATAAGCATCAAGCTGAAATACGGTCCTGACGGCAAGGCGGCAGTAGATGAGATAAAGAGGATAAGCAAGCCATCAAGAAGGGTTTACGTTGGCAAAGATGATATTCCGAGGGTCAGGGGCGGAATGGGAATTTCAATACTTTCTACTTCAAGAGGAATAATGACGGGGGTTGCCGCAAGGAGCAAAAGTATAGGCGGGGAGATTCTCTGCACGGTGATCTGA
- the rpmJ gene encoding 50S ribosomal protein L36, protein MKVRASVKKICDKCKIIRRKGVVRVICVNKRCKQRQG, encoded by the coding sequence GTGAAAGTCAGGGCATCGGTAAAAAAAATATGCGACAAGTGCAAGATAATCAGACGCAAGGGAGTTGTGCGCGTGATCTGCGTTAACAAAAGATGCAAGCAGAGACAAGGATAG
- the rpsD gene encoding 30S ribosomal protein S4 — protein MARYRGPSCKLCRREGEQLFLKGARCYTSKCAIQKRPNRGPGVHGAAIGRSKFSDYGIRLREKQKVKRIYGLTEKQFSRYFAEAARRSGVTGAMLILLLERRLDNVVYRLGFASSRNEARHLVWLGHVLVDGKRVNIPSFSVEQGNKIEIKTKTRSNPHVNQSLEGLERRGFPQWLELDRENYSGVVTKLPEREDVTVPIDEQLIVEFYSRV, from the coding sequence TTGGCTAGGTATAGAGGACCATCTTGTAAGCTTTGCAGGAGAGAGGGCGAACAGCTTTTTCTTAAGGGCGCTAGGTGTTATACGTCAAAATGTGCCATACAGAAAAGGCCTAACCGCGGACCTGGAGTTCACGGGGCCGCGATTGGCCGTTCCAAATTCTCCGACTACGGAATAAGATTGAGGGAAAAACAAAAAGTTAAGCGTATTTACGGGTTGACCGAAAAGCAGTTCAGCCGTTATTTTGCCGAGGCTGCGAGGAGAAGCGGAGTGACTGGAGCAATGCTCATACTGCTTCTTGAGAGAAGGCTTGACAATGTGGTCTACCGTCTCGGGTTTGCGAGTTCTCGCAACGAGGCCAGACACTTAGTCTGGCTTGGACATGTTCTCGTGGACGGCAAGAGAGTCAACATTCCCTCTTTCAGCGTTGAGCAGGGAAACAAAATAGAAATCAAGACAAAAACCAGAAGTAATCCGCACGTTAACCAGTCTCTTGAAGGTCTTGAGAGAAGGGGTTTTCCCCAGTGGCTCGAGCTTGACAGGGAAAATTACAGCGGAGTTGTAACCAAACTTCCTGAGAGAGAAGACGTGACGGTTCCCATAGATGAACAGTTGATCGTTGAGTTTTACTCAAGAGTCTAG
- the rpsK gene encoding 30S ribosomal protein S11, whose translation MSKKFTKKKTKKFVEHGVVNIQATFNNTIVTISDMNGNVIAWSSGGNRGFKGTRKGTPFAAQVAADDASKKAKSLGLKSANVYVSGPGPGREPAIRAVQAAGVKVTMIKDVTPIPHNGCRPPGRRRV comes from the coding sequence ATGAGCAAAAAATTCACAAAGAAGAAAACAAAAAAATTCGTTGAACATGGAGTGGTCAACATACAGGCTACTTTTAACAACACTATAGTCACGATCAGCGATATGAATGGAAACGTCATAGCTTGGTCAAGCGGCGGCAACAGGGGGTTTAAGGGCACTAGGAAGGGGACGCCGTTTGCTGCCCAGGTGGCGGCGGATGACGCATCGAAAAAGGCAAAGTCCCTTGGGCTGAAGTCAGCTAATGTTTACGTGAGCGGTCCCGGTCCCGGAAGGGAGCCGGCGATAAGAGCCGTTCAGGCTGCTGGGGTGAAAGTGACGATGATAAAGGATGTCACCCCGATCCCCCATAATGGTTGCAGACCACCTGGAAGAAGAAGGGTGTAG
- the map gene encoding type I methionyl aminopeptidase: MIRLKNREELKRMRAAGKVVSEVLMRLEEEAKEGVTTWELNEIAERMCATGGFKPAFKGYANYPASVCFALNEEIVHGIPSKKKVLKDGDIVGIDFGVLLDGYYADSAITVAVGKIRPVAEKLLRVTRDSLYRGIDMVKSSNRVLDISKEIQTYVENEGFSIVRDFVGHGIGRELHEEPQVPNFIPPNGKGGGIRLRSGMVMAIEPMVNEGSEKTKILEDGWTAVTYDGKLSAHFEHTVALTDNGPEILTERIH, encoded by the coding sequence ATGATTCGCTTGAAGAACAGAGAAGAGCTCAAACGCATGAGGGCTGCTGGCAAGGTGGTTTCCGAAGTGCTTATGAGGCTTGAGGAAGAGGCAAAGGAGGGAGTGACCACTTGGGAGCTTAACGAGATTGCGGAGAGAATGTGCGCAACAGGAGGCTTTAAGCCCGCTTTTAAGGGTTACGCGAATTATCCGGCGTCGGTGTGCTTTGCCCTTAACGAGGAGATAGTGCACGGTATTCCCTCGAAGAAAAAGGTGCTTAAGGACGGGGACATAGTAGGAATAGATTTCGGAGTACTGCTGGACGGTTATTACGCCGATTCGGCAATAACGGTTGCGGTCGGTAAAATCCGTCCTGTTGCCGAGAAACTGCTTCGGGTTACCAGGGATTCCCTATACAGGGGCATAGACATGGTGAAAAGTTCAAACAGAGTTCTGGATATATCAAAAGAGATACAGACCTATGTTGAAAATGAGGGTTTTTCTATAGTCAGAGATTTTGTTGGTCACGGAATAGGCAGAGAACTTCACGAGGAGCCGCAAGTGCCGAATTTTATTCCTCCGAATGGTAAGGGAGGAGGAATAAGACTTCGTTCTGGAATGGTCATGGCCATAGAACCTATGGTAAACGAGGGGTCGGAGAAAACGAAGATACTCGAAGACGGGTGGACGGCGGTTACTTATGATGGTAAACTTTCCGCTCATTTTGAGCATACTGTGGCCCTTACGGATAACGGCCCTGAAATTCTTACCGAAAGGATTCACTAG
- the infA gene encoding translation initiation factor IF-1 yields the protein MEKEEKIEFEGTITKALPNAMFMVEIENNHEVLAYVSGKMRTRFIRILPGDRVKLEISPYDLTKGRITYRLKK from the coding sequence ATGGAGAAAGAAGAGAAAATAGAGTTTGAAGGAACTATAACCAAAGCTTTGCCCAATGCGATGTTCATGGTCGAGATAGAGAACAATCACGAGGTGCTGGCTTATGTGTCCGGTAAAATGAGAACCAGATTCATAAGGATACTTCCCGGAGACAGGGTAAAACTTGAGATATCTCCCTACGATCTTACGAAGGGAAGGATTACCTACAGGCTCAAGAAATAA
- the rpsM gene encoding 30S ribosomal protein S13, with protein MPRIAGVDIPLNKRVEVGLTYIYGIGRATSNVILDKAGIDINKKSGDLDDQEVTKLRTIIEGEYTVEGDLRKEVQLYIKRLVEIGCYRGIRHRTGLPVRGQKTKSNARTRKGRRGTAIAKKKKAGK; from the coding sequence ATGCCCAGAATAGCAGGTGTTGACATACCGCTTAACAAAAGAGTAGAGGTAGGTCTTACGTATATCTACGGTATAGGTAGGGCGACTTCAAACGTTATACTCGATAAGGCCGGTATAGATATAAACAAAAAATCAGGGGATCTTGACGATCAGGAAGTAACAAAACTGCGGACGATAATTGAAGGCGAGTACACCGTTGAGGGAGATCTCAGAAAGGAGGTTCAGCTCTACATAAAGCGACTGGTGGAGATAGGTTGCTACAGGGGCATCAGGCATAGGACGGGACTTCCGGTAAGAGGACAGAAAACCAAGTCGAACGCAAGAACGAGAAAGGGTCGCAGGGGTACAGCCATAGCGAAGAAGAAGAAAGCCGGCAAATAA
- a CDS encoding 50S ribosomal protein L15, with translation MLDELSPAKGSKTKRKRVGRGAGSQGKTSGRGHKGQGSRSGKGVSRWFEGGQTPLKMRSPKRGFTNIFKKQYDIVNLKDLERFADADSVTIQTLAEAGIVSGKKPVKLLANGEIASALSITVNACSEAAARKINDAGGKVEIV, from the coding sequence ATGTTAGACGAACTTTCACCGGCTAAGGGATCCAAAACAAAAAGAAAAAGGGTAGGAAGAGGTGCGGGTTCCCAAGGGAAGACCAGCGGAAGAGGGCACAAGGGCCAAGGGTCCCGTTCGGGGAAAGGGGTATCCAGATGGTTTGAAGGCGGTCAGACTCCACTCAAAATGAGAAGCCCGAAAAGGGGCTTTACAAACATATTCAAAAAACAGTACGACATAGTTAACTTAAAGGATCTTGAGCGTTTTGCGGATGCGGATTCGGTTACGATCCAGACGCTTGCCGAGGCGGGAATAGTAAGCGGCAAAAAACCCGTAAAACTCCTGGCCAACGGCGAGATTGCCTCGGCGCTCTCCATAACGGTTAACGCCTGTAGTGAGGCGGCCGCGCGCAAGATAAACGACGCGGGAGGAAAAGTGGAGATAGTATGA
- a CDS encoding 50S ribosomal protein L18 codes for MIKKKSRNLARKRRHLAVRKKINGTAEIPRVSVFRSARHIYAQLIDDTAEVTLLQASTMFSETKKRLSAESMKKTEVAKEVGKHLGEMAVQKGITRVRFDRGGYAYHGRIKSLADGIREAGVEF; via the coding sequence ATGATAAAAAAGAAAAGCAGAAATCTGGCGCGTAAAAGAAGACACCTTGCTGTGAGGAAGAAGATAAACGGCACCGCGGAGATTCCTAGGGTTTCCGTTTTCCGCTCGGCAAGGCATATATACGCCCAATTAATAGATGATACCGCAGAAGTCACCCTTCTTCAGGCGTCAACGATGTTCTCTGAGACGAAAAAGAGGTTGTCTGCCGAGAGCATGAAGAAAACCGAGGTTGCCAAAGAGGTTGGAAAGCATCTCGGGGAGATGGCTGTTCAGAAGGGTATAACCAGGGTGCGTTTCGACAGAGGGGGTTACGCTTACCACGGAAGGATAAAGTCGCTTGCCGACGGGATCCGCGAGGCGGGAGTGGAGTTTTAG
- a CDS encoding adenylate kinase, producing MRLILFGPPGAGKGTQADFIREKYEVEHISTGDVLREAMKNETEVGLYAKSFMDKGELVPDEVVTEIIRQKISAIGEGGFMLDGFPRTLEQARSLNGILADAGIGIDAVISLEVPDEEVVQRITKRQKIEGRRDDTENVIRNRLRVYKDQTSPLKDFYEKTGVLCAVEGVGQVSDIAGRIDGVLKQFQ from the coding sequence ATGAGATTGATACTGTTTGGACCGCCTGGGGCCGGAAAGGGAACGCAGGCTGATTTCATCAGGGAAAAATACGAAGTTGAGCATATATCGACCGGTGATGTGCTACGTGAAGCCATGAAAAACGAGACCGAGGTCGGGCTTTACGCTAAGTCGTTCATGGACAAAGGGGAGCTCGTGCCTGATGAAGTCGTGACGGAAATAATAAGACAGAAAATCTCTGCGATCGGCGAGGGAGGCTTTATGCTTGACGGTTTTCCCAGAACCCTGGAGCAGGCAAGATCTCTTAACGGTATTCTCGCTGATGCCGGAATCGGTATTGACGCAGTTATTTCCCTCGAGGTTCCCGACGAGGAGGTTGTGCAGCGAATAACCAAACGCCAGAAAATAGAAGGCAGGCGGGACGACACGGAGAATGTGATAAGAAACAGGCTTAGAGTTTACAAGGATCAGACATCTCCCCTTAAGGATTTTTACGAAAAGACCGGCGTTCTGTGCGCAGTTGAGGGAGTAGGGCAGGTATCGGATATCGCCGGGAGAATAGACGGTGTGCTGAAGCAGTTCCAATAA